A part of Scleropages formosus chromosome 3, fSclFor1.1, whole genome shotgun sequence genomic DNA contains:
- the LOC114910169 gene encoding uncharacterized protein LOC114910169, which translates to MKSLSIRFWLHVRRSEAREHSLDAIGLVRVRGYGGFVFKQWKERYLVLTAEGSVLVCRDADSSPDQVVALQGACEAIVEGKEILDLPRLPPGGRRDCCFALILPQDKFLLLLADNPNDCSHWLNLLRKVRESVASPQRNCRRHRAPTPCITDRDPGPFPEYSVDKEPGSPRFGDREPSTPGGAGGKDRGGRSPRSPKNAKAASPQRYADCLRHGTRSDVRAVRAVYLLMGGAAASSALGYLGSCSAAPRDAPAPNPPPSADFSDLGSEGTFHACGQSVDSAHFQSFDFEGDSDFDAFDCGGFAF; encoded by the exons ATGAAAAGCTTGTCAATTCGGTTCTGGCTGCACGTGAGACGCTCCGAAGCGCGCGAGCACAGCCTGGACGCCATCGGCCTGGTGCGCGTTCGTGGGTACG gGGGGTTCGTGTTCAAACAGTGGAAGGAGCGGTACCTCGTGCTGACAGCAGAGGGCAGTGTGCTGGTGTGCCGGGACGCCGATTCTTCCCCTGACCAGgtggtggcgctgcagggagCTTGCGAAGCCATTGTCGAAGGCAAGGAAATCCTGGACTTGCCCCGCCTGCCCCCCGGGGGCCGCAGGGACTGCTGCTTTGCGCTAATCCTACCCCAGGACaagttcctgctgctgctggcggaCAATCCCAATGACTGTAG CCACTGGCTGAACTTGCTGAGGAAGGTGAGGGAG AGTGTCGCGTCGCCCCAGCGGAACTGCAGGCGACACCGGGCTCCGACCCCCTGCATCACCGACAGAGACCCAGGTCCTTTCCCCGAGTACAGCGTGGATAAAGAGCCCGGCAGCCCCCGCTTCGGCGACAGGGAGCCCTCCACCCCGGGAGGGGCGGGCGGCAAAGACAGAG gcgGCCGGTCCCCCCGCAGCCCGAAGAACGCGAAGGCGGCGTCTCCTCAGCGCTATGCCGACTGCCTGCGCCACGGGACCAGAAGCGACGTGCGGGCCGTACGCGCCGTCTACCTGCTCATGGGAGGGGCGGCCGCCTCCTCGGCCCTCGGCTACCTGGGCTCGTGCTCGGCGGCCCCCCGCGACGCCCCCGCCCCGAACCCGCCCCCCTCCGCCGACTTCTCGGACCTGGGCTCCGAGGGCACCTTCCACGCCTGCGGCCAGTCCGTGGACTCGGCGCACTTCCAGAGCTTCGACTTCGAGGGCGACTCTGACTTCGACGCCTTCGACTGCGGGGGATTCGCCTTCTAG
- the b9d2 gene encoding B9 domain-containing protein 2 — MAELHIIGQIVGASGFPRSSLFCKWGVHTGGAWHLLSGLREGQTQVDCPQASDTAFWSHPIDLHYATKGLQGWPKLHLQVWHQDSFGRCELFGYGYCHVPSSPGHHRLRCVTWRPLGSWQEQLAQMFVGGGPQLRSPDVIYTGADRYRLHTVAMGTVELELGIILRHFDKHGVES; from the exons ATGGCTGAGCTGCACATCATTGGGCAGATAGTTGGCGCCAGCGGATTCCCTCGCAGCAGCCTCTTCTGCAAGTGGGGGGTTCACACAG GGGGGGCGTGGCACCTGCTCTCTGGCCTGCGGGAGGGGCAGACCCAGGTGGACTGTCCCCAGGCGTCGGACACGGCTTTCTGGAGCCACCCCATCGACCTGCACTACGCCACCAAGGGGCTGCAAG GGTGGCCCAAGTTACACCTGCAGGTATGGCACCAGGACTCGTTTGGCCGCTGCGAGCTCTTTGGCTACGGCTACTGCCACGTGCCGTCGAGCCCCGGCCACCACCGGCTGCGCTGCGTCACCTGGAGGCCCCTGGGCTCCTGGCAGGAACAGCTGGCGCAGATGTTCGTGGGCGGCGGCCCTCAGCTGCGCTCCCCGGACGTCATCTACACCGGGGCCGACCGGTACCGCCTGCACACCGTCGCCATGGGAACGGTGGAGCTGGAGCTCGGCATCATACTGCGCCACTTTGACAAGCACGGCGTGGAGAGCtga